The following is a genomic window from Deinococcus sp. Leaf326.
CATCCGGCAATTTGATGAGGCACTGGCCTTCACGGAGCAGGCTCGCCGAGGACTGTCGGAGGCGGAGTTCGCTCCTCTGACCGCCTACGAGGCCCTCTCACTCACCAGCCTGGGTCACCACCAGCAGGCCCTCGACGTCCTGGCGCCTGTGCTGGACGATCTCTCTGGTCTGGCGGCCGGGACCGGCTGGCGTGCACAGGGCCAGGCCCTGGAGTCGCTGCGACAGGAGGGCTGGCAAGCCGCTTACGTGCGGGCGCGGAGTTTCCTGCAGGGCCGCCCCCTGGGTCTGGTCTGTCTTCAGGAGGGCATGGCACTGGACCTTTCTGGACAGTTTGCGCAGGCCCGCGATCTCTGGCGTCAGGCCCTCCCGCTTCTTCAGGAGGACCCTGTCTACGTGGCCTGGCTGCGGCATGCCCTGGGCAATTCCTTCCTGCGCTTCGCCCTCCCCGAAGCCGAGGACCACTTTCTCGCCATGGAGCAGGCCGTCCGTGACGAGTTGGCGGCGCTCTTCCGGCCCTGGGCCGCCTGCGGCCTCGCGGCAGCGCGGCTGGCACAGGGCGAGTGGCCCCGTGCCCTGTCAGGCTACCGCCGGGCCATCCGCCTGGCCCAGGAGCCGATAGACCAGCGGCTGGCCTGGCGGGGGCTAGGCTATACGCAGCGCCTGATGGGCAAGCCGGAACTGGCCCTGGAGGCCTTACAGAAGGCCACATCCATCACCCCCGAGAATGTGGCGAGCGGACAGTCCTGGGTCTACGTGGATATCGCCGCCTGCTATGCCCAGCTCGGTCGGCCGAAGGAGGCATGGGCCGCCCTGGAGCGTACGGGGCCGATGGGATGGGATGATCAGGAACGTGGCTCAATTGTCCGGGCGGCCCTAGCCTATCAGGCCGGTGATCTCGCCGAGGCGACCCGGCAGCTGTCCTCCGTGCACATAGACGCCTTGTGGGTGCGAGAGGAAGCCCATTGTTTTCCTGACCTGTTCGACACCTGTGCCCCGCAACGCCCCGTGCCCCTGAGTTACAGCGGGCAGCTCCAGGTCGAGGTCCATGCCCTGGGGCCGCTGCTGGTCAAGGTCAACGGGCGGCCGGTGCCTCTGCGCCCAACGGGCCGCGCCGGGGAACTGCTCGTGCTGCTGCTCGAACAGGGCAACCGCGCGGCTACCGAGGTGCTCGGCGACCTGCTGTATCCCAACGGCGCCCAGAAGCGCTCCAAGAGCCAGGCAGTCTGGGGACTGGTGCGGGAACTGCGCGAAATCCTGGGCTGGGAGGAAAGTGTCCTGGCGCAGGACGGCGTCTACCAGCTCGATCCTGCGGTCCAGTGGTGGTACGACGTACGTGAGGCGCTGGCCCGGGGCGAGGCGACGCCGCAGTTTCTCAGCGGCAACTATCAGGCCTGGGTCGTGGAGCGTAGCAATCTCCTGACCTTCCATGAGTCTTAGACACTTAGATTGATTGACAGTACCAAGTGGACTGTTTCATATCGACACTCGCACGACGGGGTCCCTCTATCGTCCGGGCGTGACCGCAAGTTCAGAAGATTCTGTCAGCAAGGAGAGCGCCCATGCGCGCAACGCCCGGCGCCTGTATTCCGTGATCGAGATGCTCCGGATCAAGGAACGGAACGTCGAGGAACTGACCGAGCTCTTCGACGTCCCCCGGCGGACCATCCTGCGTGACCTCGCCGCCATAGACGAGATGGGCCTGGGCTTGCAGCGCTCGGCGCCCTACCGCTACAGGCTACCGGCCTGCGCCCAGGCGTTCCGGCCGGTTGAGGCGCTGGTGGTGCATGCCGCCACGCGGCTGCTCTACCACCACGCCTCCAGCAAGAACCGGGAATACCTGCTGGCCCTGGAGAAACTCACCGCCGGTCTGCCCCCCGGCCTCCAGGACGTGATGCGGCGGTCCATTCAGGACCTCACGCCCCAGCTCCGCGGCGACGGCGCGCTGGAACGGGTCAGCGACGCCTGGATCAACCGCCGGTACATCGCCTTCGACTACATGGAGCCGAACGGGGTGCCGGAGCGCTGCGAACTGGCCATCTACTTCGTCGAGATCTCGCGCGGCGACCTCGCGCCCTACGTGATCGGCTTCGACCGAAGCACCCGCGCCGCCATCCGGAGCTTCAAGCTGTCCCGCATGAAGCGCATCACCCTGCTGGACGATACCTACGCCATCCCCGGCGATTTCGACCCGAGGCTGCACCTCACCGACACCTGGGGCGTAGTAGGCCAGTCGCCCGAGAACGTCACCGTGACGCTGCGGTTCGCGCGGGAGGTGGCCTCTCGGGTGCTGGAGGGGGGCTACCCAAACCTCACCGTCGAGGAGATGGGCCATGCCGACTACAGCCTGGTCGTCAAGGTGCAGGCGGGGCTGGACCCCACCGGTCAGTCCCGGGAACTCCTCTCCTGGATTCTACGCTGGGGGTCCTGCGTGGAGGTGCTGGACCCGCCTGAACTCCGGGCGCAGTGGCTCGAGGAAGCGCGGGCCATCGTGGCGAAATTCGGTCAGCCCACGAACTGAGGTGGCCCGTGAGCTGGGGGTGCCGCTGGCCCGCGCGTCCTACCTGCTGGCCAAACTCCAGCGCGAGGAGATCGCCCGCGTGGAACGCACCGAGGCCCGGGCGGGGGCGGCCCATCAAGCGCTACCGCGTGGCCGACACTTGGTTCGTGCCCTACGAGGTGACGGCGGCCGAGACGCTCGAAAGTTTCTGGGCGGCGCAACTTATCCCCCGCATGAACGGGGTCGCCGGGTTCGTGACCCGCCAGTTGCAGGAGCATCACCCGGTCTGGGGCTTCTGGATCTCCCGGGGCGAGGTCTACAACAACCTGGAAGTCGGGGATCAGCACGGGCCGGCGACCGACCTGCTCTCGGGCGACGAACCCCTGATGCTCACCGTCGCGGCCCTACGGCTGGCCGAGCCCCAGGCGAGACTGCTGAAACGGCGCCTGCTGGCCCTGCTCATGGAGGCCTCGTCCTGGGAGACAGCCGGCGCGACCGAATACACCCTGAGCCTGCTGTTCGTCAGGGGCAGCATCGAATAAGGGGCGCAGCGTTCCGGGGGCGCAGGCCGGGCCGCGAAACCTCCAGCCGGAGGAGCTTCAGCTTTCCACACCCCCCGCGTCCCTGCCCTTACCCGCCGGTGCCGAAGACCCCGAACTCGTAGAGCGAGTAGCCGTAGCCGGTGGCGCGCGCGGTGCCGTACAGCCGCACGTAGCGCCCGCTACCGCTGACATTCAGGCTCTGGGTGCCGCCCGCGCCGCTGGTCGTGGAGTGCAGGGTGGTCCAGGCCCAGCCGTCGTTCGACACCTGAATCTGGAAAGCCTTGCCGTAAGCCGCCTCCCACTGGAGCGAGACCCGGCACAGGGAGCGCACGCTGCCCAGGTCCACCTGAATCCACTGCGGATCGGCGAACGCGCTCGACCAGCGGGTGCCCGTATTGCCATCGAAGGCCGCGCCCGCTGCCATGCCGCCGCTCTCAGCCGAGGACGCCGTGGCTACCCTGCCCTGCGCTAGGTTGACCGTCCCACACGCCGCCTCCCCCCCGCCCGACCCCGCCGCGCCCGGCAGCGAGAGGTAGTACTGCCCCAGTTCGGTCAGCTGCCCGTTGGCGCCCAGGAGGCTGGTGAAATGCGTATCGTTACTCCAGCGGCCCGTGAACCACGCGTAGCGGAACACGTCGCTGCGGGCCTCCAGCGTGGTCACCATGTCGGCCATCTGGGCCTTCTGCTTGGCGACACTGTCGATCTGGGCACTGCCGTCGCCGCTGTGCCAGTTGGCGAATTCGGTGACCCAGAAGGGCTTGCCGTACTTTTTCAGGCGGTCAAGCTGTCCGGCCAGGCCGTAGTCGTACCAATGGAAGCCTAGGTAGTCGATCTGGGGGTCACGGCCGCCGTTCTTGCCCCGGTACGCCGAGTAGAAGGCGTCGAGCCAGACGACTGGGTCATTGTAGGCACTCATGGTGCCCCAGGTGATCTGCGGCCCCACCAGCTTGACGCCCGTGTCGCGCGCCACCTGCTCATAGCGGGGCCAGACGTCGGCGGCCTGCGTGGGCGTAAGGTTGGCCTGATCGGTGAGGTTCGGCTCATTCATGACCAGGAGGTATTTGACCGCCGGGTCGGCCTTCAGGCGGCTGGTGACCGCCGCGGCGTCGAAATTCCCATTCCAGACCATCGGCACGAAATCCATGCCGTAGGTCGAGGCCGCGTTCTGGGGCGCGCCGCTGTTGGGGGCCGGGCTCCAGTTGTACCACCAGCTCACGCCCGGGGCGAGGGCGGCGAGATCGGGCGTGGTGGCCAGATCGTAAGCCAGGCCGCGCTTGGCACTCTTGGTCGTCGCCTGGGCGGTAAAGGACGGCGTGGCTGCCGACTCCGAAACCACAGGGGCGGGCTGCTGCCCACAGGCCCCCAGGATGAGGGTGAGGGACAGAAGACGCGAGAGGGACAGGCGTGTCATGATGGACCTCGCAGGTGGGGCACCAGAACGGCCGGGCGGGGGGCTTCGGTCGGCAGCGCAGGAGTCCAGGGAGCACGGGTCTGGCCTGCGCGCAGGGTACGGGCGCTCTGGAAAATCGGAAACGACATGGCGCCTCCTGGGATCCGGTGGGGACGGGAAGTCGAGATTCGACTGGACGAGTTGTGTCTCGTGACCAAAATATAGCGCTATATTTTTGAAGCGGCAAGGGGTCGGCGGGAAAACTGCGCGAAATCCAGCAGCTCACGACGCGGCCATGCTTATGAGGGTGCTCTCGGACAGCACCGGGGGCGCAGGTGAAGCCGGCCTGTCTGTGATACCCACCGCCCTATACCTCTCGGCCGACTCTGGCCCGCCCGAGCCGGGAAGCTGGACGTGGCGAACCGGCCGGGATGACACTGGGGACACCCTGGAAGCGCAGTCGGGAGAGGCGGGCCAATAACGCCCCTCTAGCTGGACCGTCCTCAGAGGCCGCACTCGGCACGGGGGAACGGCCGGAGTGCTTGAATGATGGTGTGATGGCAAAGCTGGGCATTCCCACTCCACTCTCCTGCTTGGTCGAAGGAACCTGTGGGGGTCACGCCGAACGGGTGGGGCTGCTGGCGTCCCGAATCGCTTTCCTGTTGAAGCTGGATGTGGAGCTGGCCCTGGTCGCTGGGTATCTGCATGACGTAGGGAAGGTCTGTGTCTGCCCAAGTGTGTTGAACAAGCCTGGACCGTTGACCACGCTGGAGCGACAGGCGATGCAGCACCACGCGGCCTATGGGGCACAGCTGGTGCAGGAAGGGTGGCCGGCGGTACCGGCGGAGGTCGTGACCGCCGTGCTGCGGCACCATAAGCGGCTGGACGGCCAGGGCTATCCCGGGCGTCAGATGGAGTTGGACCCGTTGAGCGCGGCGGTGGCGGACATCTATGACGCACTCACACAGCCGTGGGTCTACCGCCCTTGGGTGTGGGCTGGGCCAGAGTTGGTGCAGGCCTTGTTCGCACAGGCCTTGCCGAGAGCGCCTCTGCTGGCCTTGTGTTCGTTGGTCGGGCTGCGCCCCTCCTGAAGTGCGAGGGCGCTGGCAGGCGGGATAGGAGCATGATCGGTCGAGGCCTGGTCATACTCGGATTGTCAGCGCGTTTCTGGTTGGCCGCGCAATACCTGGGACTCGCCGCCTCAACGCCTCTCCCTGGGAGGCTTGATGGCCGGTGGTCTTGTCACCCTCCTGTGAGGAGTGCTACGCAATAGTTCCAAATTGATCCCTGACTTCACTCCGTAGGACTCATCTGATTCCTGCGCCACCTTCCCACTTCGCTCGTCTCCCCATGACTCTCCCTCACCGTCATCAGGCCGCTTCCTGTCTCTTTGAGCTGACTCCATCAATGACTGGGATCTACGAGGTCCCCACCCTCACCCCCTGGGCGCGAGGACGGCGATCACTCTGAATAGCTCCGTTCCCATCAGCCTGAATAACCTCTATAACTCCTCCCCTTTGACAAGGAGTTCCCACCATGCGCCGACAGATCCTGCTCCTCCTACTCCCCGCCTTTCTCGTCGCCGCCTGCGGGCAGACGCCCCCAGCCACGCCGGGTAAAACGACCCCAGGGGCCATCACGCCCGGTACACCTGCGCAGCAGCCCCTGCCCGGCATCTTCCAGATCGATTTCAGCGGGGTTGGCACCGATACCCCCATAACCCGGGTGCAGTCCCTTCAGGAAGGTCTTCTGAGCGCGCAGGCCCTTATAGGTGCCCCGGACCAGTTCAGCTTCTCGCAGATCTCGGCCCAGACCTTCACGATCACCGCCACAGGTACCCGACACGTGCGCGTGACCTATAAGGTCACGAATACCTCCTCCCAGACGCTCCGCAATCCGAAGTTCGTGGCTGTGGTCCCCCAAGGCAGCACGACCGACAGCGTGTTCACGAACGTCCGATACTTCGACGGCTCAGACGCTAGTGCCACCAT
Proteins encoded in this region:
- a CDS encoding tetratricopeptide repeat protein, with product MPTRRSARPSKQDFTELNEALQHLCAQGELEPACTTIEHGLARQPPFKIQEGWVASFEQLPAEIRAGHPQAAWLSIRLYTHIRQFDEALAFTEQARRGLSEAEFAPLTAYEALSLTSLGHHQQALDVLAPVLDDLSGLAAGTGWRAQGQALESLRQEGWQAAYVRARSFLQGRPLGLVCLQEGMALDLSGQFAQARDLWRQALPLLQEDPVYVAWLRHALGNSFLRFALPEAEDHFLAMEQAVRDELAALFRPWAACGLAAARLAQGEWPRALSGYRRAIRLAQEPIDQRLAWRGLGYTQRLMGKPELALEALQKATSITPENVASGQSWVYVDIAACYAQLGRPKEAWAALERTGPMGWDDQERGSIVRAALAYQAGDLAEATRQLSSVHIDALWVREEAHCFPDLFDTCAPQRPVPLSYSGQLQVEVHALGPLLVKVNGRPVPLRPTGRAGELLVLLLEQGNRAATEVLGDLLYPNGAQKRSKSQAVWGLVRELREILGWEESVLAQDGVYQLDPAVQWWYDVREALARGEATPQFLSGNYQAWVVERSNLLTFHES
- a CDS encoding YafY family protein, which translates into the protein MTASSEDSVSKESAHARNARRLYSVIEMLRIKERNVEELTELFDVPRRTILRDLAAIDEMGLGLQRSAPYRYRLPACAQAFRPVEALVVHAATRLLYHHASSKNREYLLALEKLTAGLPPGLQDVMRRSIQDLTPQLRGDGALERVSDAWINRRYIAFDYMEPNGVPERCELAIYFVEISRGDLAPYVIGFDRSTRAAIRSFKLSRMKRITLLDDTYAIPGDFDPRLHLTDTWGVVGQSPENVTVTLRFAREVASRVLEGGYPNLTVEEMGHADYSLVVKVQAGLDPTGQSRELLSWILRWGSCVEVLDPPELRAQWLEEARAIVAKFGQPTN
- a CDS encoding glycosyl hydrolase yields the protein MTRLSLSRLLSLTLILGACGQQPAPVVSESAATPSFTAQATTKSAKRGLAYDLATTPDLAALAPGVSWWYNWSPAPNSGAPQNAASTYGMDFVPMVWNGNFDAAAVTSRLKADPAVKYLLVMNEPNLTDQANLTPTQAADVWPRYEQVARDTGVKLVGPQITWGTMSAYNDPVVWLDAFYSAYRGKNGGRDPQIDYLGFHWYDYGLAGQLDRLKKYGKPFWVTEFANWHSGDGSAQIDSVAKQKAQMADMVTTLEARSDVFRYAWFTGRWSNDTHFTSLLGANGQLTELGQYYLSLPGAAGSGGGEAACGTVNLAQGRVATASSAESGGMAAGAAFDGNTGTRWSSAFADPQWIQVDLGSVRSLCRVSLQWEAAYGKAFQIQVSNDGWAWTTLHSTTSGAGGTQSLNVSGSGRYVRLYGTARATGYGYSLYEFGVFGTGG
- a CDS encoding HD-GYP domain-containing protein, which translates into the protein MVEGTCGGHAERVGLLASRIAFLLKLDVELALVAGYLHDVGKVCVCPSVLNKPGPLTTLERQAMQHHAAYGAQLVQEGWPAVPAEVVTAVLRHHKRLDGQGYPGRQMELDPLSAAVADIYDALTQPWVYRPWVWAGPELVQALFAQALPRAPLLALCSLVGLRPS